Proteins encoded within one genomic window of Citricoccus muralis:
- a CDS encoding BCCT family transporter, translated as MSTSEYESTDPGESPPGDGESAIDTGATTTAAPETEAHTEPEVHRVEELPAHLQIEEDDTDEQITEKLRRQGVKLGKGNITPRVFWPAMTIVAAIALAGMFLPEATDEVLQGIQGWIVEHLGWYYVLAIAFFIGFSLFICFSKYGKIRLGRDDDRPEFSVLTWFCMLFAAGMGIGLVFYGVGEPLTYATIDPKPGWEGDEADLAKLAMAQTFVHWGLHPWAIYAVIGLAVAYTIHRRGRPVSIRWVFEPLLGDKVKGWAGDVIDVLAIFGTIFGVATSLGLGVQQIGSGLTSIGIVDQSDNLLLVILIVVITFIATISVVSGVGRGMKWLSNINLSMAGILLISVLMLGPTLFLFQNLIESLGAYLANFMNMTFDVAAYTGEEGRTWASAWTLFYWGWWISWAPFVGIFIARISRGRTVREFITGVLLVPSIVGFIWFAVLGGTGIHRQLYGDGDLVPEDPAEFAADMSLFDVLGGLPLGTIFSFLAIILVAIFFITSSDSGSLVIDMLASGGHPNPPTWSRILFSALEGALAIGLLLAGGLQALQAASLATALPFSVILLLMCWATLRNLRADQERREEQVLQDRYKRLSRMLKKDFGVHFGPQVDERIDYRLTRSKGAFDRKPGQTKPEKPKRDEHPVRSVWRRAQDGWKPKTDGQSGQTDPGKD; from the coding sequence ATGAGCACATCTGAGTACGAATCCACAGACCCTGGCGAGTCCCCGCCGGGCGACGGTGAGTCCGCCATCGACACCGGAGCGACGACGACGGCTGCGCCCGAGACCGAGGCGCATACCGAGCCTGAGGTGCACCGCGTCGAAGAGCTCCCGGCTCACCTCCAGATCGAGGAAGACGACACCGACGAGCAGATCACCGAGAAGCTGCGTCGGCAGGGCGTAAAGCTCGGCAAGGGCAACATCACTCCGCGAGTGTTCTGGCCCGCCATGACCATTGTGGCCGCCATTGCCCTGGCCGGCATGTTCCTGCCCGAAGCTACCGACGAGGTCTTGCAGGGCATTCAAGGATGGATCGTCGAGCACCTGGGCTGGTACTACGTGCTGGCCATCGCGTTCTTCATCGGGTTCTCCCTGTTCATCTGCTTCTCCAAGTACGGCAAGATCCGTCTCGGTCGCGATGACGACCGCCCCGAATTCAGCGTGCTGACCTGGTTCTGCATGCTCTTCGCCGCCGGCATGGGCATCGGCTTGGTGTTCTACGGCGTCGGCGAGCCGCTCACCTACGCCACCATCGACCCGAAGCCCGGCTGGGAAGGCGACGAGGCAGATCTCGCCAAGCTCGCCATGGCGCAGACCTTCGTGCACTGGGGTCTGCACCCTTGGGCCATCTACGCCGTGATCGGTCTCGCGGTGGCCTACACGATCCACCGGCGTGGACGTCCCGTGTCCATCCGCTGGGTCTTCGAGCCGCTGCTCGGCGACAAGGTCAAAGGCTGGGCCGGCGACGTCATCGACGTGCTGGCGATCTTCGGCACGATCTTCGGTGTCGCCACCTCGCTGGGCCTTGGCGTGCAGCAGATCGGCTCCGGCCTGACCTCGATCGGCATCGTCGACCAGTCGGACAACCTGTTGCTGGTGATCCTCATCGTCGTCATCACTTTCATTGCCACCATCTCGGTGGTCTCGGGTGTGGGACGAGGCATGAAATGGCTGTCCAACATCAACCTGTCGATGGCCGGCATCCTGCTGATTTCCGTGCTGATGCTCGGACCCACCCTGTTCCTGTTCCAGAACCTCATCGAGTCGCTGGGTGCCTACCTGGCGAACTTCATGAACATGACTTTCGACGTCGCTGCCTACACCGGTGAGGAAGGTCGCACCTGGGCCTCGGCGTGGACTCTGTTCTACTGGGGCTGGTGGATTTCCTGGGCGCCCTTCGTCGGCATCTTCATCGCCCGCATTTCCCGCGGACGCACCGTGCGCGAGTTCATCACCGGCGTGCTGCTGGTGCCGTCCATTGTCGGCTTCATCTGGTTCGCGGTGCTGGGTGGTACCGGTATTCACCGCCAGCTCTACGGCGACGGCGACCTCGTTCCGGAAGATCCAGCAGAATTCGCGGCCGACATGTCGCTGTTCGATGTGCTGGGTGGGCTGCCGCTGGGGACGATCTTCTCGTTCCTCGCGATCATCCTCGTGGCGATCTTTTTCATCACCTCCTCGGACTCCGGTTCGCTGGTGATCGATATGCTCGCCTCCGGTGGTCACCCGAACCCGCCGACTTGGTCGCGTATCCTGTTCTCCGCGCTGGAGGGCGCCCTGGCGATCGGCCTGCTGCTCGCCGGTGGACTGCAGGCGTTGCAGGCTGCCTCATTGGCGACAGCGCTGCCGTTCAGCGTGATCCTGCTGCTGATGTGCTGGGCGACGCTGCGCAACCTGCGTGCCGATCAGGAACGGCGCGAGGAACAGGTGCTGCAGGACCGGTACAAGCGACTGAGCCGTATGCTGAAGAAGGACTTCGGCGTGCACTTCGGCCCGCAGGTCGATGAGCGCATCGACTACCGCCTGACGCGCAGCAAGGGTGCCTTCGACCGCAAGCCGGGCCAGACGAAACCGGAGAAACCGAAACGTGACGAGCATCCGGTGCGCAGCGTCTGGCGCCGCGCCCAGGATGGTTGGAAGCCGAAGACCGACGGTCAGTCCGGTCAGACGGATCCCGGCAAGGACTAG
- a CDS encoding thiamine pyrophosphate-dependent dehydrogenase E1 component subunit alpha, with the protein MTLHAQQHDGISHELREAIIGHDGDDLRTSDQGTTFVQLLDEQGHRHTGGVFGRIADALSHAELREMYRDLVLLRRFDQEATALQRHGELALWAPCLGQEAAQVGLGRGLRSQDFAYTSYREHGVALQRGLAPRDLLRIFRGVSHGGWDPHAHNLSAYEIMIGAQTLHAAGYAMGVKLEGAAGTGDVDSDVAVVTCFGDGATSEGDVAEALTFAASFQAPVLFFCQNNQWAISVPKQVQTPSPIYRRGEGYGIPGIRVDGNDLLASYAVSRFALDRVRSGAGPLFVEAYTYRMGAHTTADDPTRYRSAEEVERWKRADPLERVRRHLLEIGAADEDFFTVLDAEAEQWGAGVREACLSLETPGLDALFDHIYADSHALVEQERAEFRAYENSFGETVEEGA; encoded by the coding sequence ATGACTCTGCATGCACAGCAACACGACGGCATCAGCCACGAACTGCGTGAGGCGATCATTGGCCACGACGGCGACGACCTGCGGACCTCGGACCAGGGCACGACGTTCGTCCAGCTGCTCGATGAGCAGGGGCACAGGCATACCGGCGGGGTGTTCGGGCGAATCGCTGACGCGCTCAGCCACGCCGAGTTGCGGGAGATGTACCGCGACCTGGTGTTGCTGCGCCGGTTCGACCAGGAAGCCACCGCCCTGCAGCGCCATGGCGAGCTGGCCTTGTGGGCGCCGTGCCTCGGCCAGGAGGCCGCGCAGGTGGGCCTCGGGCGGGGGCTGCGCTCCCAGGATTTCGCCTACACCTCCTACCGCGAGCACGGGGTGGCCCTGCAGCGCGGGCTCGCCCCGCGGGACCTGCTGCGGATCTTCCGCGGGGTCAGCCACGGCGGCTGGGACCCGCACGCACACAACCTCAGTGCCTACGAGATCATGATCGGCGCCCAGACCCTGCACGCCGCCGGCTACGCGATGGGCGTGAAATTGGAGGGGGCTGCGGGTACCGGGGACGTGGACTCCGACGTCGCCGTCGTCACGTGTTTTGGTGATGGTGCGACCTCGGAGGGGGATGTGGCCGAGGCGCTCACTTTTGCCGCCTCGTTCCAGGCACCGGTGCTGTTCTTCTGCCAGAACAACCAGTGGGCGATTTCGGTGCCCAAGCAGGTTCAAACACCGTCGCCGATCTACCGCCGCGGCGAGGGATACGGCATTCCCGGCATCCGCGTGGACGGCAACGATCTGCTCGCCAGCTACGCGGTGTCTCGATTCGCGCTGGACCGGGTGCGTTCCGGGGCCGGACCGCTGTTCGTGGAGGCCTACACCTACCGGATGGGCGCGCACACCACCGCTGACGATCCGACCCGCTATCGCTCCGCCGAGGAGGTCGAGCGTTGGAAACGGGCCGATCCGCTGGAGCGGGTGCGCCGCCACCTGCTGGAGATCGGCGCGGCGGACGAGGATTTCTTTACTGTGCTCGACGCCGAAGCCGAGCAGTGGGGCGCCGGGGTGCGCGAGGCCTGCCTGAGCCTGGAGACCCCCGGACTGGATGCCCTTTTCGACCACATCTACGCCGACTCGCACGCGCTGGTGGAGCAGGAGCGCGCCGAGTTCCGCGCCTATGAGAATAGCTTCGGTGAGACCGTGGAGGAGGGAGCATGA
- a CDS encoding Fic family protein, with translation MHGTSSFSDRTRDRLERTAVAVARADERIGDRGRGLEGLVAAGEGGWSTWVDGVWVRPQNVMVAEVFSRSAAGINAEVLTSIRVMQATRDAVESLGDPSRRIGVSDLVSLHDRIEPEAPGLRHEPSWLVRSGQVGDGVAVAPAPADRLPGLMDEVARYMSGTEGSGLVRCAISYAQLDSLHPFESGNGRTARVVLHALLRRTGVLRWTLLPVSTGFARPLADFERGMHRFRRGPEGVEDWLESFCAALEHSARLALELDAAVEALRGALTERLLASRAEDGRSPVVPRADSVLLEMLRRLPADPVVTVESVREHHGISSTAAQRALAELERARILTRARIPGGRQVCWIAEEYLVLVTLRGVYR, from the coding sequence ATGCACGGCACATCGTCGTTCTCCGACCGGACGCGCGACCGGCTGGAGCGTACCGCCGTCGCCGTGGCACGCGCCGATGAGCGTATCGGGGACCGGGGGAGGGGGCTGGAGGGGCTCGTGGCCGCTGGTGAGGGCGGCTGGTCCACCTGGGTGGATGGGGTCTGGGTGCGACCGCAGAACGTGATGGTGGCGGAAGTGTTCTCCCGCAGCGCCGCCGGCATCAACGCAGAGGTGCTGACCTCGATCCGGGTGATGCAGGCAACCCGAGACGCGGTCGAGTCGCTGGGGGATCCGAGTCGTCGGATTGGGGTGTCCGATCTGGTGTCGCTGCACGACCGGATTGAACCGGAAGCGCCCGGGCTGCGCCACGAGCCCAGCTGGCTGGTGCGCTCCGGGCAGGTCGGCGACGGCGTGGCGGTGGCACCGGCCCCCGCCGACCGGCTGCCCGGACTGATGGATGAGGTGGCCCGTTACATGTCGGGCACTGAGGGCAGCGGGTTAGTGCGATGCGCGATCAGCTACGCCCAGTTGGACTCGCTGCACCCGTTTGAATCGGGCAACGGCCGCACCGCGAGAGTCGTGTTGCACGCGCTGCTGCGCCGCACCGGGGTGCTGCGCTGGACCCTGCTTCCGGTGAGCACCGGATTCGCCCGCCCGCTGGCGGATTTCGAGCGCGGTATGCACCGGTTCCGCCGCGGCCCGGAAGGAGTCGAGGACTGGCTGGAGAGTTTCTGCGCGGCGCTGGAACACAGTGCGCGGCTGGCGCTGGAGCTCGACGCCGCGGTGGAGGCACTGCGGGGAGCGCTTACCGAGCGCCTGCTGGCCTCGCGGGCGGAGGACGGGCGCTCGCCGGTGGTGCCCCGGGCCGACTCGGTGCTGCTGGAGATGCTGCGGCGGCTGCCGGCCGATCCGGTGGTGACGGTGGAATCGGTGCGCGAGCACCACGGGATCTCGTCGACGGCAGCCCAGCGGGCCCTCGCGGAGCTGGAGCGGGCGCGGATTCTGACCCGGGCGCGGATCCCGGGTGGACGGCAGGTCTGCTGGATTGCCGAGGAGTACCTGGTGCTGGTCACGCTGCGCGGGGTCTACCGCTAG
- a CDS encoding ISL3 family transposase: MSQHKFSTPDLTKFCRLNELGLEATGQHLTRGRAVLECRRVDPDPWCQQCGAEAISRGTISRRLAHEPFGHRPTTLLVRVRRWQCLHCGHQWREDLSQAAIPRSKLSHRGTRWALEAIVIDHLSISRAAAGLGVSWHTANNAILAEGKRLLIDDPARFQDVSTIGVDEHVWRHTRYGDKYVTVIIDLTPIRSGTGPARLLDMIEGRSKQVFKSWLAGRPEAWRKRVEAIAMDGFSGFKTAAAEEVPHASAVMDPFHVVQLAGHALDECRRRVQRVIMGRRGRSGDPLYGVRRVLHTGEVLLTEKQRDRLDAVFADERHVQVEATWGVYQRMIAAYRHPEPGQRGELMKKLIADISAGVPAPLTEIRKLGRTLKRRAVDVLAYFDRPGTSNGPTEAINGRLEHLRGTALGFRNLRNYIARSLLEAGGFRPLLPP, encoded by the coding sequence ATGTCCCAGCATAAGTTCTCAACCCCTGACCTGACGAAATTTTGCCGACTCAACGAACTCGGCCTCGAAGCCACCGGCCAGCACCTGACCCGAGGCAGGGCCGTGCTGGAATGTCGACGGGTTGATCCTGACCCGTGGTGCCAACAGTGCGGGGCTGAAGCGATCTCTCGTGGAACGATCTCTCGGCGTCTGGCTCATGAGCCCTTCGGGCACCGACCCACGACACTGTTGGTCCGGGTCCGTCGCTGGCAGTGCCTGCATTGCGGGCATCAGTGGCGTGAAGATCTGAGCCAGGCAGCGATCCCACGATCAAAACTCTCCCACCGAGGGACCCGGTGGGCATTGGAAGCGATCGTGATCGATCACCTCTCCATCTCTCGAGCTGCTGCAGGGCTGGGCGTGTCCTGGCATACCGCGAACAACGCGATCCTGGCAGAAGGCAAACGACTATTGATTGATGATCCGGCCCGGTTCCAGGATGTGAGCACTATCGGGGTCGATGAACACGTCTGGCGCCATACCCGGTACGGAGACAAGTACGTCACCGTGATCATTGATCTGACACCGATCCGTTCTGGTACCGGACCAGCCCGGTTGCTAGACATGATCGAGGGACGCTCGAAACAAGTCTTCAAGTCCTGGCTGGCCGGCCGCCCCGAGGCCTGGCGGAAGCGCGTTGAGGCGATCGCGATGGATGGGTTCTCAGGGTTCAAGACCGCCGCTGCGGAGGAAGTACCCCACGCGAGTGCGGTGATGGACCCGTTCCATGTTGTGCAACTCGCCGGGCATGCCTTGGATGAGTGCCGGCGCAGGGTCCAGCGTGTCATCATGGGCCGGCGTGGTCGTTCCGGGGATCCGCTTTATGGTGTTCGCCGGGTTCTGCACACTGGAGAAGTCCTGCTCACGGAGAAGCAACGTGACCGGCTTGATGCGGTGTTCGCTGATGAGCGTCATGTCCAGGTGGAAGCCACTTGGGGTGTCTATCAACGCATGATCGCCGCCTACCGCCACCCCGAGCCGGGCCAGCGTGGGGAGTTGATGAAGAAACTCATCGCCGACATCAGTGCCGGTGTACCAGCGCCGTTGACAGAGATCCGGAAGCTGGGGCGTACTTTGAAAAGACGTGCGGTTGATGTTCTGGCGTATTTTGATCGTCCTGGCACCAGCAATGGACCTACTGAGGCGATCAATGGTCGACTCGAGCACTTACGTGGAACAGCCCTAGGATTCAGGAATCTGAGGAACTACATCGCCAGAAGTCTTCTCGAAGCCGGTGGATTCAGACCCCTGCTACCCCCTTAA
- a CDS encoding DHA2 family efflux MFS transporter permease subunit — protein MSSSAESRSIQTDASALPAGVSRLISLLVAAAFVVILNETIMSVALPDLMAEFEVPAATAQWLTTAFMLTMAVVIPITGWLLTRLNLRTVFIIAMSTFTAGTAIAAAATAFEMLVTGRVVQAVGTAIMMPLLMTTVLNVVPADRRGRTMGVISIVIAVAPAIGPTVGGVVLDALTWRWMFLLVLPIAVLALVLGGMMIRNVTETKPVPLDVLSVVLSAVGFSGLIYGLSSIGEAATGHAIIAPWIPVVIGAVALLVFTLRQLSLKDFALLDLRVFSVGTFTMALLLMLISMMSLFGTIILLPIYMQQVLGHTTLESGLALLPGGLLMGVLGWFVGRAFDRIGARPLVIPGALLASSGLWLMTLFAENTQLWMIVGAHSVLTTGLALLFSPLMTTALGSLPPRLYPHGSALMSTLQQVSAGAGTALFITVMTVATMVGAGSGQDAVTAQMSGVHNALVIGAMISLVTIVGVFFLRNGAQTQAPAAEADDLAEAEEATETH, from the coding sequence GTGTCTTCTTCCGCCGAATCCCGCTCGATTCAGACCGATGCGTCCGCCTTGCCGGCGGGCGTCAGCCGGCTGATCTCGCTGCTGGTGGCCGCGGCCTTCGTCGTCATCCTCAACGAGACGATCATGTCGGTGGCGCTACCGGACCTGATGGCCGAATTCGAGGTACCCGCGGCGACCGCGCAGTGGCTGACCACCGCGTTCATGCTGACCATGGCCGTGGTCATCCCGATCACGGGTTGGCTGCTGACCCGGCTGAACCTGCGTACCGTGTTCATCATCGCGATGTCCACCTTCACGGCCGGCACGGCGATCGCTGCCGCGGCCACCGCATTTGAGATGCTGGTGACCGGGCGCGTGGTCCAGGCGGTCGGTACCGCCATCATGATGCCACTGCTGATGACCACAGTGCTCAATGTGGTGCCGGCGGATCGCCGAGGCCGCACCATGGGCGTGATCTCCATTGTGATCGCGGTGGCCCCGGCCATCGGCCCGACGGTGGGCGGGGTCGTGCTGGATGCGCTGACGTGGCGCTGGATGTTCCTGCTGGTGCTGCCGATCGCCGTGCTGGCTCTGGTACTGGGCGGGATGATGATCCGCAACGTCACCGAAACCAAGCCGGTGCCGCTGGATGTGCTCTCGGTGGTGCTTTCTGCCGTCGGTTTCTCCGGACTGATCTACGGTCTGTCGTCCATCGGCGAGGCGGCCACCGGGCACGCGATCATCGCACCCTGGATTCCGGTGGTGATCGGTGCCGTTGCGCTGTTGGTGTTCACACTGCGGCAGCTCTCGCTGAAGGATTTCGCACTGCTGGACCTGCGTGTGTTCTCGGTAGGCACCTTCACGATGGCGCTGCTGCTGATGCTGATCTCGATGATGTCGCTCTTCGGCACCATCATCCTGTTGCCCATTTATATGCAGCAGGTACTGGGCCACACCACCCTGGAGTCCGGTCTTGCGCTGTTGCCAGGTGGGCTGCTGATGGGTGTGCTCGGCTGGTTCGTGGGCCGGGCCTTCGACCGCATTGGTGCTCGCCCGCTGGTGATCCCGGGTGCACTGCTAGCGTCCAGTGGCCTGTGGCTGATGACCCTGTTCGCGGAGAACACGCAGCTGTGGATGATCGTCGGTGCGCACTCGGTGCTGACCACCGGGCTGGCGCTGCTGTTCTCCCCGCTGATGACCACCGCTCTGGGCTCTCTGCCGCCGCGGCTCTACCCGCACGGCTCGGCACTGATGTCGACGCTGCAACAGGTATCCGCCGGTGCCGGCACCGCCCTGTTCATCACCGTGATGACGGTGGCCACCATGGTGGGCGCCGGCTCAGGCCAGGATGCCGTGACCGCTCAGATGAGCGGAGTCCACAACGCGCTGGTGATCGGGGCGATGATCTCGCTGGTCACCATCGTGGGGGTGTTCTTCCTCCGCAACGGCGCGCAGACTCAGGCCCCGGCCGCAGAGGCCGACGACCTGGCGGAGGCCGAAGAGGCCACGGAAACGCACTGA
- a CDS encoding alpha-ketoacid dehydrogenase subunit beta, giving the protein MTTATADTTAEASVSATTMTLAAGINRGLRQAMADNEKVLILGEDVAELGGVFRITDGLHEEFGGQRVMNTPLAESGIIGTAVGLCARGFRPVVEMQFDAFSYTAYDQIVNQVAKQHYRTGGHLRIPMVIRIPFGGGIGSPEHHSESPEAAFAQHAGLRVMAPSDAHSAYWGIQEAITRDDPVIFLEPKRRYWMKGEVDLDPASATPGDRAVIARPGTDVTLVTYGPLVPTALEAAETAAEEGTSVEVVDLRSVSPLDLGPVVDSVQRTGRVVVAHEAPVFLGLGGELAARIQEQAFYHLHAPVLRVGAPHGPYPPARLEHHYIPDADRMLDGIDRVLDY; this is encoded by the coding sequence ATGACCACCGCCACCGCGGACACGACCGCTGAAGCGAGCGTGTCCGCCACGACCATGACGCTGGCCGCCGGGATCAACCGGGGGCTGCGCCAGGCGATGGCCGACAACGAGAAGGTGCTCATTCTCGGTGAGGACGTGGCCGAGCTCGGCGGGGTGTTCCGCATTACCGACGGGCTGCACGAGGAGTTCGGCGGGCAGCGGGTGATGAACACGCCGCTGGCCGAATCCGGCATCATCGGCACCGCGGTGGGGTTGTGCGCCCGCGGATTCCGGCCGGTGGTGGAGATGCAGTTCGATGCGTTCTCTTATACCGCGTACGACCAGATCGTGAACCAGGTGGCCAAACAGCACTACCGCACCGGCGGGCACCTGCGGATCCCGATGGTGATCCGGATTCCGTTCGGCGGGGGCATCGGCTCGCCCGAGCACCACTCGGAATCACCCGAGGCGGCGTTCGCCCAGCACGCCGGGCTGCGAGTGATGGCCCCCTCGGACGCGCACAGCGCGTACTGGGGGATTCAGGAAGCGATCACCCGCGACGACCCGGTGATCTTTCTGGAGCCCAAGCGCCGGTACTGGATGAAGGGTGAGGTGGATCTGGACCCGGCCTCGGCCACACCGGGGGACCGCGCAGTGATCGCCCGGCCCGGCACCGACGTCACGCTGGTCACCTATGGACCGCTGGTGCCCACTGCGCTGGAGGCCGCTGAGACCGCAGCCGAAGAGGGCACCTCGGTGGAGGTGGTAGACCTGCGCAGCGTCTCGCCGCTGGATCTGGGCCCGGTGGTCGATTCCGTGCAGCGCACCGGCCGCGTCGTCGTCGCCCATGAGGCCCCCGTGTTCTTGGGGCTCGGCGGCGAGCTGGCCGCACGGATCCAGGAGCAGGCGTTCTACCACCTGCACGCGCCGGTGCTACGCGTGGGTGCTCCGCACGGACCGTATCCGCCGGCCCGGCTGGAGCACCACTACATTCCGGACGCCGACCGGATGCTCGACGGCATCGACCGGGTTCTCGACTACTGA
- a CDS encoding MarR family winged helix-turn-helix transcriptional regulator, which translates to MSDVSPLPELADQLHAINHRLRRRWTAELAPYDLSPHQFRALVAVVRSGRHAVDVVDAAGHDRDTHPEGMRLNEVAERLRIAPRSATEVVDLLEAKGLVQRGTDPRDRRATRVTATEKGHELYVEVRGQRQQQAEEFFAVLDDSERAELSRLLSVVLDANPRPDQCVSVASSASARSSASAAGA; encoded by the coding sequence ATGTCTGACGTTTCCCCGCTCCCCGAATTAGCGGACCAACTGCATGCGATCAACCATCGCCTGCGTCGTCGGTGGACCGCCGAGCTGGCCCCCTACGATCTGAGTCCGCACCAGTTCCGTGCCCTGGTCGCCGTGGTGCGCTCGGGTCGCCATGCGGTGGACGTCGTCGATGCTGCGGGGCACGACCGCGACACGCACCCGGAGGGGATGCGGCTAAATGAGGTGGCGGAGCGACTGCGCATTGCGCCGCGGTCGGCGACCGAGGTGGTGGACCTGTTAGAGGCCAAAGGCCTGGTGCAACGCGGGACTGACCCGCGGGACCGGCGGGCCACCCGGGTTACCGCCACGGAGAAGGGGCACGAACTCTACGTCGAGGTCCGCGGCCAGAGACAACAACAGGCGGAGGAGTTCTTCGCGGTGCTCGACGACTCCGAGCGCGCGGAACTCTCCCGCCTGCTGTCGGTGGTGTTGGACGCGAATCCGCGTCCGGATCAGTGCGTTTCCGTGGCCTCTTCGGCCTCCGCCAGGTCGTCGGCCTCTGCGGCCGGGGCCTGA
- a CDS encoding MFS transporter, translated as MSSINTPTAARTSLPTGEDIVQSLPWRWRAQGRIFLIGGLGFMFDAWDVSLNGVLIPLLREEWALTAGQAAWIGTANLIGMAVGAFFWGTVADRIGRRSAFAITLLVFSIFTLAGVFTGDIVWFAIFRFLAGFGLGGCIPVDYALVGEFTPRKQRGTVLTAMDGWWPIGAALCGFVSAWLVATWGDWRLPLLAMILPALLVFFVRLWVPESPLFLLRQGRDAEARKVIDQLVRQTGAEPREYVLPPVPEAPRMTVLALADQLIRLWRYSWRTTLAIWCLFLTIMFVYYLGLQWLPTFMIDAGFERTQAFLTTGGMAAIGLFGVILAAWLVEKTGRRWLLGVSAVVSSALITALAAFLHVPSAVLPLVLVYGFVVQVAIPVLYAYASELYPTELRGSGFGWASAVSRISAGVGPLLFVTWMVPALGLTTSFAVAGGLVLVAVVLMFCFAPETAGKKLTLTGE; from the coding sequence ATGTCTTCCATCAACACCCCCACCGCCGCACGCACCAGCCTGCCCACCGGTGAGGACATCGTCCAGTCCCTGCCCTGGCGGTGGCGCGCCCAGGGACGGATCTTCCTCATCGGCGGGCTCGGCTTCATGTTCGACGCTTGGGACGTCTCCCTCAACGGCGTGCTGATCCCGCTGCTGCGTGAGGAGTGGGCACTCACCGCCGGGCAGGCAGCCTGGATCGGCACCGCCAATCTCATCGGCATGGCCGTGGGCGCGTTCTTCTGGGGTACCGTGGCCGACCGCATCGGCCGCCGCTCGGCCTTCGCCATCACCCTGTTGGTGTTCTCCATCTTCACCCTGGCCGGGGTGTTCACCGGCGACATCGTCTGGTTTGCCATCTTCCGGTTCCTCGCCGGCTTCGGTCTCGGCGGGTGCATCCCCGTCGACTATGCCCTGGTCGGCGAGTTCACTCCGCGCAAACAGCGCGGCACCGTGCTCACCGCCATGGACGGGTGGTGGCCCATCGGCGCCGCTCTGTGCGGGTTCGTCTCGGCCTGGCTGGTGGCCACCTGGGGCGACTGGCGTCTGCCGCTGCTGGCCATGATTCTGCCCGCACTGCTAGTGTTCTTCGTCCGCCTCTGGGTGCCCGAGTCTCCCCTGTTCCTCCTGCGTCAGGGGCGCGACGCCGAAGCCCGCAAAGTCATCGACCAGCTCGTCCGCCAGACCGGCGCCGAGCCGCGTGAGTACGTGTTGCCCCCGGTCCCCGAAGCGCCGCGGATGACCGTGCTCGCCCTGGCCGATCAGCTGATCCGGCTGTGGCGCTATTCCTGGCGCACCACCCTGGCCATCTGGTGCCTGTTCCTCACCATCATGTTCGTCTACTACCTGGGCCTACAGTGGTTGCCGACCTTCATGATCGACGCCGGCTTCGAACGGACTCAAGCGTTCCTCACCACCGGCGGCATGGCTGCCATTGGCCTGTTCGGGGTCATCCTGGCCGCCTGGCTGGTGGAGAAGACGGGGCGCCGCTGGCTGCTGGGTGTCTCCGCCGTCGTCTCCTCCGCGCTGATCACCGCGCTGGCCGCGTTCCTGCACGTGCCCTCCGCCGTGCTCCCGCTGGTGCTGGTCTACGGGTTCGTGGTGCAGGTGGCCATCCCGGTGCTCTACGCCTACGCCTCGGAGCTCTACCCTACCGAGCTGCGCGGATCTGGGTTTGGCTGGGCGTCCGCGGTCTCCCGGATTTCCGCGGGTGTGGGCCCGCTGCTGTTCGTCACCTGGATGGTTCCGGCGCTCGGACTGACGACGTCGTTCGCTGTGGCCGGAGGCCTGGTGCTGGTGGCGGTGGTCCTCATGTTCTGCTTCGCCCCGGAGACCGCAGGAAAGAAACTGACCCTGACAGGAGAGTGA
- a CDS encoding GntR family transcriptional regulator — protein sequence MTTSGIDRAAPARRGAERNLSATDRVYLALKEQILTVHLAPDSVVLEQDLAEEFGVSKTPVRDALRLLAHEGWVTIIPRRGYLVRSLRLEDVTELFALRQMIEPPLAGQAAERGTPAQKAQLAELLDRQKEETDPEAAFQTAVAFHLKIAEMARNSRAEKVLRDLLEELYRIRNMLPWLDAAIQQPDEIIGHGGILQAILDGDAEQAVHRMNQHSRESLVQKFQGLSSLR from the coding sequence ATGACCACCTCAGGGATCGACCGCGCGGCCCCCGCCCGCCGTGGCGCCGAGCGCAACCTCAGCGCCACCGACCGGGTGTATTTGGCACTGAAGGAACAGATCCTCACGGTCCACCTCGCCCCCGATTCGGTGGTGCTGGAACAGGATCTGGCCGAGGAGTTCGGGGTGTCGAAGACCCCGGTGCGCGACGCGCTGCGGCTGCTCGCCCACGAAGGCTGGGTGACGATCATCCCCCGGCGCGGCTACCTGGTGCGCTCACTGCGCCTGGAGGATGTCACCGAATTGTTTGCGCTGCGGCAGATGATCGAGCCACCCCTGGCCGGCCAGGCCGCAGAGCGCGGTACTCCGGCACAGAAAGCTCAGCTCGCCGAACTGCTGGACCGGCAGAAAGAGGAAACCGACCCGGAGGCGGCGTTCCAGACCGCGGTCGCCTTCCACCTCAAGATCGCGGAAATGGCCCGCAATTCCCGTGCCGAGAAGGTGCTGCGCGATCTGCTCGAGGAGCTCTACCGCATCCGCAACATGCTGCCCTGGCTCGACGCCGCCATCCAGCAGCCCGACGAGATCATCGGCCACGGCGGCATTCTGCAAGCCATTCTCGACGGCGACGCCGAACAGGCAGTGCACCGCATGAATCAGCACTCGCGGGAGTCCCTGGTGCAGAAGTTCCAGGGGCTGAGCTCCCTACGGTGA